A single genomic interval of Streptomyces showdoensis harbors:
- the rpmC gene encoding 50S ribosomal protein L29, translating to MSAGTKASELRELGNEELVAKLREAKEELFNLRFQAATGQLENHGRLKSVRKDIARIYTLMRERELGIETVENV from the coding sequence ATGTCGGCCGGTACCAAGGCGTCCGAGCTGCGCGAGCTGGGCAACGAGGAGCTTGTCGCCAAGCTCCGCGAGGCCAAGGAAGAGCTGTTCAACCTCCGCTTCCAGGCGGCGACGGGCCAGCTCGAGAACCACGGTCGGCTCAAGTCCGTCCGTAAGGACATCGCCCGGATCTACACCCTGATGCGCGAGCGTGAGCTGGGCATCGAGACGGTGGAGAACGTCTGA
- the rplX gene encoding 50S ribosomal protein L24, translating into MKIKKGDLVQVITGKDKGKQGKVITAFPAENRVLVEGVNRVKKHTKAGPSQAGGIVTTEAPVHVSNVQLVVEKDGKKVVTRVGYRFDDEGNKIRVAKRTGEDI; encoded by the coding sequence ATGAAGATCAAGAAGGGCGACCTGGTCCAGGTCATCACCGGTAAGGACAAGGGCAAGCAGGGCAAGGTCATCACGGCCTTCCCCGCTGAGAACCGCGTCCTGGTCGAGGGTGTCAACCGGGTCAAGAAGCACACCAAGGCCGGCCCGTCGCAGGCCGGCGGCATCGTGACGACCGAGGCTCCGGTCCACGTCTCCAACGTCCAGCTGGTCGTGGAGAAGGACGGCAAGAAGGTCGTCACGCGTGTCGGTTACCGCTTCGACGACGAGGGCAACAAGATCCGCGTTGCCAAGCGGACGGGTGAGGACATCTGA
- the rplP gene encoding 50S ribosomal protein L16, with translation MLIPRRVKHRKQHHPKRSGMSKGGTQVAFGEYGIQALTPAYVTNRQIEAARIAMTRHIKRGGKVWINIYPDRPLTKKPAETRMGSGKGSPEWWIANVKPGRVMFELSYPNEKIAREALTRAAHKLPMKCKIVKREAGEL, from the coding sequence ATGCTGATCCCCCGTAGGGTCAAGCACCGCAAGCAGCACCACCCGAAGCGCAGCGGTATGTCCAAGGGTGGTACGCAGGTTGCGTTCGGCGAGTACGGCATCCAGGCCCTCACTCCGGCGTACGTGACCAACCGCCAGATCGAGGCGGCCCGTATCGCGATGACCCGCCACATCAAGCGTGGCGGCAAGGTCTGGATCAACATCTACCCGGACCGCCCGCTCACGAAGAAGCCGGCCGAGACCCGCATGGGTTCCGGTAAGGGTTCTCCGGAGTGGTGGATCGCGAACGTCAAGCCGGGTCGGGTGATGTTCGAACTGTCCTACCCGAACGAGAAGATCGCGCGCGAGGCTCTGACCCGTGCGGCTCACAAGCTGCCGATGAAGTGCAAGATCGTTAAGCGCGAGGCAGGTGAGCTGTGA
- the rpsH gene encoding 30S ribosomal protein S8, with product MTMTDPIADMLTRLRNANSAYHDSVTMPHSKIKSHIAEILQQEGFITGWKVEDAEVGKNLVLELKFGPNRERSIAGIKRISKPGLRVYAKSTNLPKVLGGLGVAIISTSHGLLTGQQAGKKGVGGEVLAYVW from the coding sequence ATGACCATGACTGATCCGATCGCAGACATGCTCACGCGTCTGCGTAACGCGAACTCGGCATACCACGACTCCGTGACGATGCCGCACAGCAAGATCAAGTCTCACATCGCGGAAATCCTCCAGCAGGAGGGCTTCATCACGGGCTGGAAGGTCGAGGACGCCGAGGTCGGCAAGAACCTCGTCCTCGAGCTCAAGTTCGGTCCGAACCGTGAGCGCTCCATCGCGGGCATCAAGCGGATCTCGAAGCCCGGCCTCCGGGTTTACGCGAAGTCCACCAACCTGCCGAAGGTCCTCGGCGGCCTGGGCGTGGCGATCATCTCCACGTCCCACGGTCTCCTGACCGGCCAGCAGGCAGGCAAGAAGGGCGTAGGTGGGGAAGTCCTCGCCTACGTCTGGTAG
- the rpsS gene encoding 30S ribosomal protein S19: MPRSLKKGPFVDDHLIKKVDAQNEAGTKNVIKTWSRRSMIVPAMLGHTLAVHNGKTHIPVFVTESMVGHKLGEFSPTRTFRGHVKEDRKSKRR, translated from the coding sequence ATGCCGCGCAGTCTCAAGAAGGGGCCCTTCGTCGACGACCACCTCATCAAGAAGGTGGACGCCCAGAACGAAGCCGGCACCAAGAACGTCATCAAGACCTGGTCCCGTCGCTCCATGATCGTGCCGGCCATGCTCGGCCACACGCTCGCGGTGCACAACGGCAAGACCCACATCCCGGTGTTCGTCACCGAGTCGATGGTCGGTCACAAGCTCGGCGAGTTCTCGCCGACGCGCACCTTCCGGGGTCACGTCAAGGAAGACCGGAAGTCGAAGCGCCGCTAG
- the rplF gene encoding 50S ribosomal protein L6, translating to MSRIGKLPIPVPAGVDVTIDGRTVTVKGSKGTLTHTVAAPIEIVKGEDGVLNVTRPNDERQNKALHGLSRTLVANMITGVTQGYVKALEISGVGYRVAAKGSGLEFQLGYSHPIVVEAPEGISFKVESPTKFAVEGIDKQKVGEVAANIRKLRKPDPYKAKGVKYAGEVIRRKVGKAGK from the coding sequence ATGTCTCGTATCGGCAAGCTCCCCATCCCGGTTCCCGCCGGCGTGGACGTCACCATCGATGGCCGCACGGTCACGGTGAAGGGTTCCAAGGGCACCCTCACCCACACCGTTGCCGCCCCGATCGAGATCGTTAAGGGCGAGGACGGCGTTCTCAACGTCACCCGTCCGAACGACGAGCGTCAGAACAAGGCCCTCCACGGCCTGTCCCGCACGCTGGTGGCCAACATGATCACCGGTGTGACCCAGGGATACGTCAAGGCGCTCGAGATCAGCGGTGTCGGTTACCGCGTGGCCGCGAAGGGCTCCGGTCTGGAGTTCCAGCTCGGCTACAGCCACCCGATCGTGGTCGAGGCGCCCGAGGGCATCTCGTTCAAGGTCGAGTCCCCGACCAAGTTCGCTGTCGAGGGCATCGACAAGCAGAAGGTCGGCGAGGTCGCCGCCAACATCCGCAAGCTGCGTAAGCCCGACCCGTACAAGGCCAAGGGCGTCAAGTACGCGGGCGAGGTCATCCGCCGCAAGGTCGGAAAGGCTGGTAAGTAA
- a CDS encoding type Z 30S ribosomal protein S14, which translates to MAKKALIAKAARKPKFGVRAYTRCQRCGRPHSVYRKFGLCRVCLREMAHRGELPGVTKSSW; encoded by the coding sequence ATGGCGAAGAAGGCTCTCATCGCGAAGGCTGCCCGCAAGCCCAAGTTCGGTGTGCGTGCGTACACCCGCTGCCAGCGCTGCGGTCGTCCTCACTCCGTGTACCGCAAGTTCGGCCTGTGCCGCGTGTGCCTTCGTGAGATGGCTCACCGTGGCGAGCTGCCGGGCGTGACCAAGAGCTCCTGGTAA
- the secY gene encoding preprotein translocase subunit SecY, producing MLTAFARAFKTPDLRKKLLFTLGIIVLYRLGAHIPVPGVSYEAVQQCVDQASQGNNSLFGLVNMFSGGALLQITIFALGIMPYITASIILQLLTVVIPRLEALKKEGQSGTAKITQYTRYLTVALAILQGTGLVATARTGALFSGCTVANQVVPDQSIFTTATMVITMTAGTGVVMWLGELITDRGIGNGMSILMFISIAAGFPGALWAIKKSGNLAGGWIEFGTVILIGFVMVALVVFVEQAQRRIPVQYAKRMIGRRSYGGTSTYIPLKVNQAGVIPVIFASSLLYIPALVAQFSNSTAGWKTWIEAHFVKGDHPYYIAAYFLLIVFFAFFYVAISFNPEEVADNMKKYGGFIPGIRAGRPTAEYLSYVLNRITWPGSLYLGLIALVPTMALAGFGGANANFPFGGTSILIIVGVGLETVKQIESQLQQRNYEGFLR from the coding sequence GTGCTCACCGCGTTCGCCCGGGCGTTCAAGACGCCCGACCTGCGCAAGAAGCTGCTCTTCACGCTGGGCATCATCGTGCTGTACCGCCTCGGGGCGCACATCCCCGTGCCGGGTGTCAGCTACGAGGCCGTGCAGCAGTGCGTGGACCAGGCCAGCCAGGGCAACAACAGCCTGTTCGGTCTGGTCAACATGTTCAGTGGCGGGGCGCTGCTGCAGATCACCATCTTCGCGCTCGGCATCATGCCGTACATCACGGCGAGCATCATCCTGCAGCTGCTGACCGTCGTCATCCCGCGTCTGGAAGCCCTCAAGAAGGAGGGCCAGTCCGGTACCGCCAAGATCACGCAGTACACGCGTTATCTGACGGTCGCCCTGGCCATCCTCCAGGGCACCGGTCTCGTCGCGACCGCCCGTACCGGTGCGCTCTTCAGCGGCTGCACCGTCGCGAACCAGGTCGTCCCGGACCAGTCGATCTTCACCACCGCCACCATGGTCATCACGATGACCGCCGGCACCGGCGTGGTCATGTGGCTCGGTGAGCTCATCACCGACCGCGGCATCGGCAACGGCATGTCCATCCTGATGTTCATCTCGATCGCCGCCGGTTTCCCCGGCGCCCTCTGGGCCATCAAGAAGAGCGGCAACCTGGCCGGGGGCTGGATCGAGTTCGGCACCGTCATCCTCATCGGCTTCGTGATGGTGGCCCTCGTCGTCTTCGTCGAGCAGGCCCAGCGCCGCATCCCGGTGCAGTACGCGAAGCGCATGATCGGCCGCAGGTCGTACGGCGGTACGTCCACGTACATCCCGCTGAAGGTGAACCAGGCAGGTGTGATTCCTGTCATCTTCGCGTCGTCGCTGCTCTACATCCCGGCCCTGGTCGCGCAGTTCTCGAACTCGACCGCCGGGTGGAAGACCTGGATCGAAGCCCACTTCGTCAAGGGTGACCACCCCTACTACATCGCCGCGTACTTCCTCCTGATCGTGTTCTTCGCCTTCTTCTACGTGGCGATCTCGTTCAACCCCGAGGAAGTCGCCGACAACATGAAGAAGTATGGTGGCTTCATCCCGGGTATCCGGGCTGGTCGTCCTACTGCCGAGTACCTGAGCTACGTGCTCAACAGGATCACTTGGCCGGGCTCGCTGTACCTGGGTCTGATCGCTCTTGTGCCGACGATGGCGTTGGCAGGCTTCGGTGGCGCCAATGCCAACTTCCCGTTCGGCGGGACGAGCATCCTCATCATCGTGGGTGTGGGTCTTGAGACCGTGAAGCAGATCGAGAGCCAGCTCCAGCAGCGCAATTACGAAGGGTTCCTCCGCTGA
- the rpsQ gene encoding 30S ribosomal protein S17, translating into MSENNVTEKTERNARKVREGLVVSDKMDKTVVVAVEDRVKHALYGKVIRRTNKLKAHDEQNAAGVGDRVLLMETRKLSASKHWRVIEILEKAK; encoded by the coding sequence ATGAGCGAGAACAACGTGACTGAGAAGACCGAGCGCAACGCTCGCAAGGTCCGCGAGGGCCTCGTCGTCAGCGACAAGATGGACAAGACCGTCGTCGTCGCTGTCGAGGACCGCGTCAAGCACGCGCTGTACGGCAAGGTCATCCGCCGTACCAACAAGCTCAAGGCTCACGACGAGCAGAACGCTGCGGGCGTCGGCGACCGCGTCCTCCTCATGGAGACGCGCAAGCTGTCCGCCTCGAAGCACTGGCGCGTCATCGAGATCCTCGAGAAGGCCAAGTAA
- the rpmD gene encoding 50S ribosomal protein L30 has product MARLKITQTKSYIGSKQNHRDTLRSLGLKRLNDVVVKEDRPEFRGMVHTVRHLVTVEEVD; this is encoded by the coding sequence ATGGCTCGCCTCAAGATCACGCAGACGAAGTCGTACATCGGCAGCAAGCAGAACCACCGCGACACCCTTCGTTCGCTCGGGCTCAAGCGCCTGAACGACGTGGTCGTCAAGGAGGACCGCCCCGAGTTCCGCGGCATGGTGCACACCGTCCGCCACCTCGTGACGGTTGAGGAGGTCGACTGA
- the rplV gene encoding 50S ribosomal protein L22 — MEARAQARYIRVTPMKARRVVDLIRGMDATEAQAVLRFAPQAASVPVGKVLDSAIANAAHNYDHTDASSLFISEAFVDEGPTLKRFRPRAQGRAYRIRKRTSHITVVVSSKEGTR, encoded by the coding sequence ATGGAAGCCAGGGCCCAGGCGCGGTACATCCGCGTCACGCCCATGAAGGCCCGCCGCGTGGTGGACCTGATCCGTGGCATGGATGCCACGGAGGCTCAGGCTGTTCTGCGATTCGCTCCGCAGGCAGCCTCCGTGCCGGTCGGCAAGGTGCTCGACAGCGCCATTGCCAACGCCGCGCACAACTACGACCACACGGACGCCTCTTCGCTGTTCATCAGCGAGGCGTTCGTCGACGAGGGTCCGACCCTGAAGCGGTTCCGTCCGCGTGCCCAGGGCCGTGCCTACCGGATCCGCAAGCGGACCAGCCACATCACCGTGGTCGTCAGCAGCAAGGAAGGAACCCGGTAA
- the rplE gene encoding 50S ribosomal protein L5, whose product MMATTTPRLKTKYREEIAGKLRDEFKYENVMQIPGLVKIVVNMGVGDAARDSKLIDGAIRDLTTITGQKPAVTKARKSIAQFKLREGQPIGAHVTLRGDRMWEFLDRTLSLALPRIRDFRGLSPKQFDGRGNYTFGLTEQVMFHEIDQDKIDRTRGMDITVVTTATNDDEGRALLRHLGFPFKEA is encoded by the coding sequence CTGATGGCTACCACCACTCCGCGTCTCAAGACGAAGTACCGCGAGGAGATCGCGGGCAAGCTGCGTGACGAGTTCAAGTACGAGAACGTCATGCAGATCCCCGGCCTCGTGAAGATCGTGGTCAACATGGGTGTCGGCGACGCCGCCCGTGACTCGAAGCTGATCGACGGTGCCATCCGCGATCTCACCACGATCACCGGTCAGAAGCCGGCCGTCACCAAGGCCCGCAAGTCCATCGCGCAGTTCAAGCTGCGCGAGGGTCAGCCGATCGGTGCCCACGTCACGCTCCGTGGCGACCGCATGTGGGAGTTCCTGGACCGCACCCTGTCGCTCGCGCTCCCGCGCATCCGCGACTTCCGCGGCCTGTCCCCGAAGCAGTTCGACGGCCGTGGCAACTACACCTTCGGTCTCACGGAGCAGGTCATGTTCCACGAGATCGACCAGGACAAGATCGACCGTACCCGGGGTATGGACATCACCGTGGTCACCACGGCGACCAACGACGACGAGGGCCGCGCGCTTCTCCGTCACCTCGGCTTCCCGTTCAAGGAGGCGTAA
- the rplR gene encoding 50S ribosomal protein L18: MAYGVKIAKGDAYKRAAKARRHLRIRKHVSGTAERPRLVVTRSNRGITAQVIDDLKGHTLASASNLDASIRGGEGDKSAQAKQVGALVAERAKAAGVEAVVFDRGGNRYAGRIAALADAAREAGLKF; the protein is encoded by the coding sequence ATGGCATACGGTGTCAAGATCGCCAAGGGCGACGCTTACAAGCGCGCTGCCAAGGCGCGCCGTCACCTGCGCATCCGCAAGCACGTGTCGGGTACGGCGGAGCGTCCGCGCCTCGTCGTGACGCGTTCGAACCGCGGCATCACCGCCCAGGTCATCGACGACCTCAAGGGTCACACCCTTGCGTCTGCGTCGAACCTGGACGCGTCGATCCGCGGTGGCGAGGGTGACAAGTCCGCGCAGGCCAAGCAGGTCGGTGCCCTGGTCGCTGAGCGCGCCAAGGCCGCCGGTGTCGAGGCCGTCGTGTTCGACCGTGGTGGCAACAGGTACGCCGGGCGCATTGCCGCTCTGGCTGACGCCGCCCGCGAAGCCGGGCTGAAGTTCTAA
- the rplB gene encoding 50S ribosomal protein L2 yields MGIRKYKPTTPGRRGSSVADFVEITRSTPEKSLVRPLHSKGGRNNTGRVTVRHQGGGHKRAYRVIDFRRHDKDGVPAKVAHIEYDPNRTARIALLHYADGEKRYIIAPRGLSQGDRVENGPTADIKPGNNLALRNIPVGTTIHAIELRPGGGAKFARSAGASVQLLAKEGTMAHLRMPSGEIRLVDARCRATIGEVGNAEQSNINWGKAGRKRWLGVRPTVRGVAMNPVDHPHGGGEGKTSGGRHPVSPWGQKEGRTRSPKKASNKYIVRRRKTNKKR; encoded by the coding sequence ATGGGAATCCGCAAGTACAAGCCGACTACGCCGGGCCGTCGTGGCTCCTCCGTAGCCGACTTCGTCGAGATCACGCGGTCCACGCCGGAGAAGTCGCTGGTCCGTCCCCTGCACAGCAAGGGCGGCCGTAACAACACCGGTCGTGTGACCGTCCGTCACCAGGGTGGTGGCCACAAGCGCGCCTACCGTGTGATCGACTTCCGTCGTCACGACAAGGACGGCGTGCCGGCCAAGGTCGCTCACATCGAGTACGACCCCAACCGCACCGCTCGCATCGCGCTGCTGCACTACGCGGACGGCGAGAAGCGCTACATCATCGCCCCGCGCGGTCTCTCGCAGGGCGACCGGGTCGAGAACGGCCCCACGGCCGACATCAAGCCCGGCAACAACCTGGCCCTCCGCAACATCCCGGTCGGTACCACGATCCACGCGATCGAGCTCCGTCCCGGCGGTGGCGCCAAGTTCGCCCGTTCCGCGGGTGCCTCCGTGCAGCTGCTGGCGAAGGAGGGCACGATGGCCCACCTCCGCATGCCGTCCGGTGAGATCCGTCTGGTCGACGCCCGCTGCCGCGCCACCATCGGCGAGGTCGGCAACGCCGAGCAGTCGAACATCAACTGGGGTAAGGCCGGCCGTAAGCGTTGGCTGGGCGTTCGCCCGACCGTCCGCGGTGTGGCGATGAACCCGGTCGACCACCCGCACGGTGGTGGTGAGGGCAAGACCTCCGGTGGTCGCCACCCGGTCTCCCCGTGGGGTCAGAAGGAGGGTCGTACTCGTTCGCCGAAGAAGGCTTCGAACAAGTACATCGTCCGCCGCCGCAAGACGAACAAGAAGCGCTAG
- the rpsE gene encoding 30S ribosomal protein S5, whose translation MAGPQRRGSGAGGGERRDRKGRDGGAAAEKTAYVERVVAINRVAKVVKGGRRFSFTALVVVGDGDGTVGVGYGKAKEVPAAIAKGVEEAKKNFFKVPRIQGTIPHPIQGEKAAGVVLLKPASPGTGVIAGGPVRAVLECAGVHDILSKSLGSDNAINIVHATVEALKGLQRPEEIAARRGLPLEDVAPAALLRARAGAGA comes from the coding sequence ATGGCTGGACCCCAGCGCCGCGGAAGCGGTGCCGGTGGCGGCGAGCGGCGGGACCGGAAGGGCCGCGACGGTGGCGCTGCCGCCGAGAAGACCGCGTACGTTGAGCGCGTTGTCGCGATCAACCGCGTCGCCAAGGTTGTCAAGGGTGGTCGCCGCTTCAGCTTCACCGCGCTGGTCGTGGTGGGCGACGGTGACGGCACGGTAGGTGTCGGTTACGGCAAGGCCAAGGAAGTTCCCGCGGCCATCGCCAAGGGTGTCGAGGAAGCCAAGAAGAACTTCTTCAAGGTTCCGCGCATCCAGGGCACCATCCCTCACCCGATCCAGGGCGAGAAGGCCGCGGGCGTCGTCCTGCTCAAGCCGGCTTCCCCCGGTACCGGTGTTATCGCCGGTGGCCCGGTGCGTGCCGTGCTCGAGTGCGCCGGCGTTCACGACATCCTGTCGAAGTCGCTCGGCTCCGACAACGCGATCAACATCGTGCACGCGACCGTGGAGGCCCTGAAGGGCCTGCAGCGTCCCGAGGAGATCGCGGCTCGCCGTGGTCTGCCCCTCGAGGACGTCGCCCCCGCGGCTCTGCTTCGTGCGCGTGCGGGAGCGGGTGCGTAA
- the rpsC gene encoding 30S ribosomal protein S3, with amino-acid sequence MGQKVNPHGFRLGITTDFKSRWYADKLYKDYVKEDVAIRRMLTSGMERAGISKVEIERTRDRVRVDIHTARPGIVIGRRGAEADKIRGQLEKLTGKQVQLNILEVKNPEMDAQLVAQAVAEQLSSRVSFRRAMRKSMQGTMKAGAKGIKIQCGGRLGGAEMSRSEFYREGRVPLHTLRANVDYGFFEAKTTFGRIGVKVWIYKGDVKNIAEVRAENAAARAGNRPARGGADRPAGRGGRGGERGGRGRKPQQAQAAEAPKADAPAAAPAAESTGTEA; translated from the coding sequence ATGGGCCAGAAGGTAAACCCGCACGGGTTCCGGCTCGGCATCACCACGGACTTCAAGTCCCGCTGGTACGCCGACAAGCTGTACAAGGACTACGTCAAGGAAGACGTCGCCATCCGTCGGATGCTGACGTCCGGCATGGAGCGCGCCGGCATCTCGAAGGTTGAGATCGAGCGCACCCGTGACCGTGTCCGCGTGGACATCCACACCGCTCGCCCGGGCATTGTCATCGGTCGCCGTGGCGCCGAGGCCGACAAGATCCGCGGCCAGCTGGAGAAGCTGACCGGCAAGCAGGTCCAGCTGAACATCCTCGAGGTCAAGAACCCCGAGATGGACGCTCAGCTGGTGGCCCAGGCCGTCGCCGAGCAGCTCTCCTCCCGCGTCTCCTTCCGTCGCGCCATGCGTAAGAGCATGCAGGGCACGATGAAGGCCGGCGCCAAGGGCATCAAGATCCAGTGTGGTGGCCGTCTCGGCGGCGCCGAGATGTCCCGCTCGGAGTTCTACCGCGAGGGCCGTGTGCCCCTGCACACGCTCCGCGCGAACGTCGACTACGGCTTCTTCGAGGCCAAGACGACCTTCGGCCGCATCGGTGTGAAGGTCTGGATCTACAAGGGCGACGTCAAGAACATCGCCGAGGTCCGCGCCGAGAACGCTGCTGCCCGCGCGGGCAACCGCCCGGCCCGTGGCGGCGCTGACCGTCCGGCCGGCCGCGGTGGCCGCGGTGGCGAGCGTGGCGGTCGCGGTCGCAAGCCGCAGCAGGCTCAGGCTGCCGAGGCCCCCAAGGCCGACGCTCCCGCCGCCGCTCCGGCTGCTGAGAGCACCGGAACGGAGGCCTGA
- the rplD gene encoding 50S ribosomal protein L4, whose amino-acid sequence MSTIDILSPAGDKTGTVELPAEIFEAKVSIPLIHQVVVAQLAAARQGTHKVKTRGEVRGGGKKPYRQKGTGRARQGSTRAPQFAGGGVVHGPVPRDYSQRTPKKMKAAALRGALTDRANHSRIHVVSGVVEGGISTKAAKTLFGKISERKNLLLVVERSDEAAWLSARNLPQVHILEPGQLNTYDVMRSDDVVFTQAALESFVSGPQAATTEGSEA is encoded by the coding sequence CGACAAGACCGGGACCGTCGAGCTCCCGGCCGAGATCTTCGAGGCCAAGGTCAGCATCCCGCTGATCCACCAGGTCGTCGTCGCGCAGCTGGCCGCCGCCCGTCAGGGCACGCACAAGGTCAAGACGCGTGGCGAGGTCCGTGGTGGTGGCAAGAAGCCCTACCGCCAGAAGGGCACCGGCCGCGCCCGTCAGGGTTCGACCCGCGCCCCGCAGTTCGCCGGTGGTGGCGTCGTGCACGGTCCCGTGCCGCGTGACTACTCGCAGCGGACCCCGAAGAAGATGAAGGCCGCCGCCCTCCGCGGTGCCCTCACCGACCGGGCGAACCACTCCCGCATCCACGTCGTCTCCGGCGTGGTCGAGGGTGGCATCTCCACCAAGGCCGCCAAGACGCTGTTCGGCAAGATCTCGGAGCGCAAGAACCTGCTCCTGGTCGTCGAGCGCTCCGACGAGGCCGCGTGGCTGTCCGCCCGCAACCTGCCCCAGGTGCACATCCTGGAGCCGGGCCAGCTGAACACGTACGACGTGATGCGATCCGACGACGTGGTCTTCACCCAGGCCGCCCTCGAGTCCTTCGTGTCTGGCCCCCAGGCCGCCACGACCGAAGGGAGCGAGGCCTGA
- the rplN gene encoding 50S ribosomal protein L14, with translation MIQQESRLRVADNTGAKEILCIRVLGGSGRRYAGIGDVIVATVKDAIPGGNVKKGDVVKAVIVRTVKERRRQDGSYIRFDENAAVILKNDGDPRGTRIFGPVGRELREKKFMKIISLAPEVL, from the coding sequence GTGATCCAGCAGGAGTCGCGACTTCGCGTCGCCGACAACACTGGTGCCAAGGAGATCCTTTGCATCCGTGTTCTCGGTGGCTCGGGTCGCCGCTACGCGGGCATCGGTGACGTCATCGTCGCCACCGTCAAGGACGCGATCCCCGGTGGCAACGTGAAGAAGGGTGACGTCGTCAAGGCGGTCATCGTTCGCACCGTCAAGGAGCGCCGCCGCCAGGACGGCTCGTACATCCGCTTCGACGAGAACGCCGCCGTCATTCTGAAGAACGACGGCGACCCTCGCGGCACCCGTATCTTCGGCCCGGTGGGCCGTGAGCTGCGCGAGAAGAAGTTCATGAAGATCATCTCGCTCGCGCCGGAGGTGCTGTAA
- the rplO gene encoding 50S ribosomal protein L15 has protein sequence MAENNPLKIHNLRPAPGAKTAKTRVGRGEASKGKTAGRGTKGTKARYQVPERFEGGQMPLHMRLPKLKGFKNPFRTEYQVVNLDKLAALYPQGGEVTVADLVAKGAVRKNQLVKVLGTGEVSVALQVTVDAVSGSAKEKIAAAGGTVTELV, from the coding sequence ATGGCGGAGAACAACCCGCTCAAGATCCACAACCTCCGTCCCGCCCCGGGCGCCAAGACCGCCAAGACCCGTGTGGGTCGTGGTGAGGCGTCGAAGGGTAAGACGGCCGGTCGTGGTACCAAGGGCACCAAGGCCCGTTACCAGGTTCCGGAGCGCTTCGAGGGTGGGCAGATGCCCCTCCACATGCGTCTCCCGAAGCTCAAGGGCTTCAAGAACCCGTTCCGCACCGAGTACCAGGTCGTGAACCTGGACAAGCTGGCCGCGCTCTACCCGCAGGGTGGCGAGGTCACGGTGGCCGATCTGGTCGCCAAGGGTGCGGTTCGTAAGAACCAGCTCGTCAAGGTGCTCGGCACCGGCGAGGTCTCCGTGGCGCTGCAGGTGACGGTCGACGCCGTCTCCGGCTCCGCCAAGGAGAAGATCGCCGCCGCCGGCGGCACCGTCACCGAGCTCGTCTGA
- the rplW gene encoding 50S ribosomal protein L23 has protein sequence MSEATITSKTFTDPRDILVKPVVSEKSYALLDENKYTFIVAPGANKTQIKQAVEAVFSVKVTGVNTINRQGKRKRTKTGFGKRANTKRAIVTLAEGNRIDIFGGPTA, from the coding sequence ATGTCCGAGGCCACGATCACCAGCAAGACCTTCACGGACCCGCGCGACATCCTCGTCAAGCCGGTCGTCTCCGAGAAGAGCTACGCGCTGCTGGACGAGAACAAGTACACGTTCATCGTCGCGCCCGGCGCCAACAAGACCCAGATCAAGCAGGCCGTCGAGGCGGTCTTCTCGGTCAAGGTCACCGGGGTCAACACGATCAACCGTCAGGGTAAGCGCAAGCGCACCAAGACCGGTTTCGGCAAGCGCGCCAACACCAAGCGCGCCATCGTGACCCTTGCCGAGGGCAACCGCATCGACATCTTCGGCGGCCCGACCGCCTGA